Proteins from one Neodiprion fabricii isolate iyNeoFabr1 chromosome 5, iyNeoFabr1.1, whole genome shotgun sequence genomic window:
- the LOC124183118 gene encoding toxin Tbo-IT2-like, with protein MYKMKTSLLILVCAIFILLADRGYANPYFEDDETERIAEDDGLTESEYTDNALDRLLHAAQQKRGCVRRDGNCDHRRNDCCYNSSCRCNLWGSNCRCQRMGIFQKWG; from the exons ATGTACAAGATGAAGACCAGCTTACTTATTCTTGTCTGTGCAATTTTCATCCTCTTGGCTGATCGTGGTTATGCAAATCCTTACTTCGAAGATG ACGAGACCGAACGAATCGCAGAAGATGACGGACTCACCGAATCCGAGTATACGGACAATGCATTGGACCGTTTACTTCACGCAGCTCAACAGAA GCGTGGCTGCGTGCGCCGCGATGGTAACTGCGATCATCGGCGAAACGATTGCTGTTACAATTCAAGCTGCCGATGCAACCTCTGGGGATCAAATTGCCGCTGTCAACGGATGGGCATCTTCCAGAAGTGGGGATAA